A window of the Trichoderma asperellum chromosome 6, complete sequence genome harbors these coding sequences:
- the EGL1 gene encoding endoglucanase 1 (CAZy:GH7~SECRETED:SignalP(1-22)) produces MAPSGTLPLAAALLALAEIATAQQPGTSTPEVHPKLTTYQCTTSGGCVAQDTSVVLDWNYRWMHDANYNSCTVNGGVNTTICPNEATCGTNCFIEGVNYTASGVTTSGNSLTMNQYMPSSTGGYSSVSPRLYLLGADGNYVMLQLNGKELSFDVDLSSLPCGENGSLYLAQMAANGGANQYNTAGANYGSGYCDAQCPVETWKNGTLNTNNSGYCCNEMDILEGNSQANALTPHSCTATACDSSGCGLNPYASGFHSYYGPGLTVDTSKVFTITTQFNTDNGSPSGNLVSITRKYIQNGVSIPSAQSGGDIISSCPSASAYGGLTTMGKALASGMVLTFSIWNDAGGYMNWLDSGSSGPCSSTAGNPSTIVANNPNTHITFSNIRWGDIGSTTSGGSSPPPVSSSTSKPPASSTTLKTSTTSSKTSSAPSCTQTHWGQCGGIGYTGCTTCTSGTTCQYGNDYYSQCL; encoded by the exons ATGGCGCCTTCCGGTACACTGCCGTTggccgctgctcttctggctTTGGCCGAGATTGCTACGGCTCAGCAACCTGGTACAAGCACTCCTGAGGTTCACCCCAAGTTGACAACGTATCAGTGTACAACGTCGGGAGGATGCGTGGCTCAGGACACCTCCGTCGTCCTTGACTGGAACTACCGCTGGATGCACGACGCCAACTACAACTCATGCACCGTCAATGGCGGAGTAAACACCACAATTTGCCCCAATGAGGCGACTTGTGGCACCAACTGCTTCATTGAGGGCGTTAACTACACCGCTTCCGGTGTCACAACCTCTGGTAACTCTCTCACCATGAACCAATACATGCCCAGCAGCACCGGCGGATATAGCAGTGTGTCCCCTCGACTTTATCTTTTGGGCGCAGATGGAAACTATGTGATGCTGCAGTTGAATGGCAAGGAGCTGAGTTTCGACGTCGATCTGTCATCTCTTCCCTGTGGAGAGAATGGCTCACTCTACCTCGCTCAAATGGCTGCCAACGGTGGTGCCAACCAGTATAACACTGCCGGTGCCAACTATGGAAGCGGTTACTGTGATGCCCAGTGCCCTGTTGAGACATGGAAGAATGGCAccctcaacaccaacaactCGGGCTACTGCTGCAATGAGATGGATATCCTTGAGGGCAACTCGCAAGCCAATGCTTTAACTCCTCACTCCTGCACAGCCACGGCCTGCGACTCCAGCGGCTGCGGCTTAAACCCCTATGCTAGCGGATTCCACAG CTACTACGGCCCCGGATTGACAGTTGATACCTCCAAGGTCTTCACCATCACTACTCAGTTCAATACGGATAACGGCAGTCCTTCTGGTAACCTTGTCAGCATTACTCGCAAGTACATTCAAAACGGTGTTTCCATCCCGAGTGCCCAATCTGGTGGTGACATCATCTCGTCGTGCCCATCGGCCTCGGCGTATGGCGGCCTCACAACCATGGGCAAGGCTCTGGCCTCTGGCATGGTCCTGACCTTTAGCATCTGGAACGACGCCGGCGGCTACATGAACTGGTTGgatagcggcagcagcggcccctgcagcagcaccgcagGCAACCCATCCACGATTGTTGCCAACAACCCGAATACTCACATCACCTTCTCCAACATCCGATGGGGAGACATCGGCTCGACTACGTCTGGCGGCAGCTCACCACCTCCTGTTTCCAGCTCTACTTCCAAGCCACCCGCCAGCTCCACGACCCTGAAGACCAGTACCACTTCTTCCAAGACGTCGTCGGCCCCCAGTTGCACGCAGACTCACTGGGGTCAGTGCGGTGGTATTGGTTACACCGGCTGCACCACTTGTACATCGGGCACCACTTGCCAGTATGGCAATGACT ATTACTCGCAATGCCTGTAG